Proteins encoded in a region of the bacterium genome:
- a CDS encoding GNAT family N-acetyltransferase — MIKISADLQLCEQLWMRLPGGDANLFDLWEVRRCFQESYGRRPRFMYAETPSGELIALLPLSEIEETGGAAFFPGETWHGKTWLEGNRIFARDRQVLSEILSEVPTPGNFRYLHAECLPPDFQEAEEDEVRYLFYPGRYGCSFDEYREAFPRKSLKRLDRETESLKEKGVSYRWNRWEDVDELLRLNLEAFGTESYFADPRFLGGFNRLVEWLRCREILRVTTVLIGGVVAAVDLGAVWRNRYTVMAGGTNPEFLGVAKLINFLHIEIACKERFESLDFLCGDFGWKQRFRLSGQQLYQIQAPADMGASASPANGTPDEPA, encoded by the coding sequence ATGATTAAAATCAGCGCAGACCTCCAGCTGTGCGAACAGCTGTGGATGCGGCTGCCCGGAGGCGACGCCAATCTCTTCGATCTCTGGGAAGTACGCCGGTGTTTTCAGGAGTCGTATGGCCGGCGCCCGCGGTTTATGTATGCCGAAACTCCCTCCGGCGAATTGATCGCTTTGTTGCCCCTGAGCGAGATTGAGGAGACCGGCGGCGCCGCTTTTTTCCCCGGCGAAACCTGGCACGGCAAGACCTGGTTGGAAGGCAACCGGATATTCGCGCGGGATAGGCAGGTGCTTTCCGAGATCCTGAGCGAGGTTCCGACCCCGGGGAATTTTCGGTATCTCCATGCCGAATGCCTCCCTCCCGATTTTCAAGAAGCCGAGGAAGACGAGGTTCGCTACCTTTTCTATCCCGGCCGGTACGGGTGCTCTTTCGACGAATACCGGGAAGCTTTCCCTCGAAAATCGCTGAAGCGTCTGGATCGGGAGACGGAATCGCTGAAAGAAAAAGGAGTGAGCTATCGCTGGAACCGGTGGGAGGACGTCGACGAGCTTCTTCGCTTGAATCTGGAGGCCTTCGGAACGGAATCCTATTTCGCCGATCCCAGGTTTCTAGGCGGATTTAACCGGCTGGTGGAGTGGTTGCGCTGCCGCGAGATCCTGCGGGTGACGACGGTTTTGATCGGCGGCGTCGTCGCCGCCGTGGATTTGGGAGCGGTCTGGCGAAACCGGTATACCGTTATGGCCGGGGGAACCAACCCGGAATTCTTGGGCGTCGCCAAGCTGATCAATTTTCTTCATATCGAGATCGCTTGCAAGGAACGGTTCGAATCTCTGGATTTTCTCTGCGGCGATTTCGGTTGGAAACAGCGTTTCCGCTTATCCGGGCAGCAGCTCTACCAGATTCAGGCGCCCGCCGACATGGGTGCGTCGGCTTCTCCCGCGAACGGGACTCCGGATGAACCGGCCTAA
- a CDS encoding sigma-54 dependent transcriptional regulator: MLIRLSLCISEKELQDKLRNSLAESDVMLESFGHHRSPWQKVIRSCADIIVISESLLPQPLEMGIAMLNELPENPTTIIIHDDSSSEGQARLVAAGADLAIYSGVSLPNISNAIQSVIESRVQYAIKTTGSANREFRPKLSDFSSNSDTMRVFMQEVTQFIPSNAPLLLLGETGVGKEHLARAIHSESPRSGGPFVTVNTAALPEQLLESELFGHTQGAFTGAARSRRGAFELAHHGTIFLDEIGEMPLHLQAKLLRTLQDYEVKPLGSEKPIWVDVRVIAASNRDLEEEINQNNFRKDLFYRLSVISLTIPPLRQRREDIPGIAQNFLERQQLQHGYEVEAISEEAMEALCRYDWPGNVRELFNVLERAILLCEGIEITIADLPQIFRSATLLEPLFPYGTDTSSWSGKTLNRVLNETQGLVEQAYLESVLRETKGRLGAAAQRAGISSRSLYNKMKKLGLRKERYR; this comes from the coding sequence ATGCTTATCCGCCTCAGTCTCTGCATCTCGGAAAAAGAACTCCAAGATAAACTTCGGAACTCGCTGGCCGAGTCGGATGTGATGCTGGAGTCTTTCGGCCACCACCGCTCCCCCTGGCAGAAAGTAATCCGCAGCTGCGCGGACATTATCGTCATCAGCGAAAGCCTGCTTCCCCAGCCGTTGGAAATGGGGATAGCCATGCTCAACGAACTTCCGGAAAATCCCACCACCATCATCATTCACGACGACAGTTCTTCGGAAGGTCAGGCCCGGTTGGTGGCGGCCGGGGCCGATCTGGCCATCTATTCCGGGGTTTCGCTGCCCAATATCTCCAACGCCATCCAATCCGTGATCGAGTCCAGGGTTCAATACGCCATCAAGACCACCGGCAGCGCCAACCGCGAATTCAGACCCAAGCTCTCCGATTTCTCCTCGAACAGCGACACCATGCGCGTCTTCATGCAGGAAGTCACCCAGTTCATCCCCAGCAACGCCCCGCTTCTGCTTCTGGGCGAAACCGGTGTCGGCAAGGAACATCTGGCCCGGGCCATCCATTCCGAAAGTCCCCGGTCGGGCGGCCCTTTCGTTACCGTCAACACCGCCGCTCTGCCCGAGCAGTTGCTGGAGAGCGAACTGTTCGGCCACACTCAAGGGGCCTTCACCGGAGCCGCGCGGTCCCGGCGCGGCGCCTTCGAGCTGGCCCACCATGGGACCATCTTTCTGGACGAAATCGGCGAGATGCCCTTGCACCTGCAGGCGAAACTCCTGCGCACGCTCCAGGATTACGAAGTCAAGCCGCTGGGCAGCGAAAAGCCGATCTGGGTGGACGTCCGGGTGATCGCCGCCAGCAACCGCGACCTGGAAGAAGAGATCAACCAGAATAATTTCAGGAAGGATCTTTTCTACCGTCTCAGCGTCATCTCCCTGACCATCCCCCCTCTACGCCAGCGGCGGGAGGACATCCCCGGAATCGCCCAGAATTTTCTGGAGCGCCAGCAGCTTCAGCATGGATACGAGGTGGAAGCCATCTCCGAGGAAGCCATGGAGGCGCTCTGCCGTTACGATTGGCCGGGAAACGTTCGGGAACTATTCAACGTCCTGGAGCGGGCCATCCTCCTCTGCGAAGGGATCGAGATCACCATCGCCGACCTGCCGCAGATATTCAGAAGCGCCACGCTTCTGGAACCGTTGTTCCCTTACGGAACCGATACTTCTTCCTGGAGCGGGAAAACCTTGAATCGGGTGCTCAACGAGACACAGGGACTCGTCGAACAGGCGTACCTGGAATCGGTTCTCCGGGAGACCAAGGGGAGGCTGGGAGCGGCCGCGCAACGGGCCGGGATCAGTTCCAGGAGCCTTTACAACAAAATGAAAAAATTGGGATTGCGCAAGGAACGGTACCGTTAG
- a CDS encoding NifB/NifX family molybdenum-iron cluster-binding protein, producing the protein MIVAVAVAADCGINTDMAARFGRASGFLLCDTETGRHSFLPNDQNLNAPQGAGIQAARHVVESGAEAVVARHCGPKAFRTLEAAGIPVYLSQASTAAEALAEREAGIWKRQDAPDQEGHWI; encoded by the coding sequence ATGATCGTCGCCGTAGCGGTAGCCGCGGACTGTGGAATAAATACCGACATGGCGGCCCGATTCGGGCGCGCCTCGGGTTTTCTCCTCTGCGACACCGAAACCGGGAGACATTCATTCCTTCCCAACGACCAGAACCTGAACGCGCCCCAAGGCGCCGGAATTCAAGCCGCGCGCCACGTGGTCGAGAGTGGGGCTGAAGCCGTCGTCGCCCGGCATTGCGGGCCGAAAGCGTTCCGGACCCTGGAGGCGGCGGGAATCCCGGTTTACCTTTCACAAGCATCGACCGCGGCCGAAGCTCTCGCGGAACGAGAAGCCGGGATCTGGAAACGTCAAGATGCCCCCGATCAGGAGGGACATTGGATCTGA
- a CDS encoding secondary thiamine-phosphate synthase enzyme YjbQ, whose translation MPEFTVETRSREEFIEITEEVSGLVRASGIESGICVVYIPHTTAGVMINENADPSVQADVRELLIRFAPPNAAYRHIEGNADAHAKAVLTGSSVSLIVEKGLLHLGRWQGIYFCEFDGPRTRRVLVKTVRGSVSA comes from the coding sequence ATGCCGGAATTTACGGTCGAGACCCGCTCCCGCGAAGAATTTATAGAAATCACCGAGGAGGTATCCGGACTGGTGCGGGCATCCGGAATCGAATCCGGTATCTGCGTCGTTTACATCCCGCATACCACGGCCGGTGTCATGATCAACGAGAATGCCGATCCGTCGGTTCAGGCCGACGTTCGGGAGCTGTTGATTCGATTTGCTCCCCCGAACGCCGCCTATCGGCATATCGAGGGCAATGCCGACGCCCACGCCAAAGCGGTTCTGACCGGTTCCTCCGTTTCGCTGATCGTGGAAAAGGGGCTTCTTCATCTGGGGAGGTGGCAGGGAATTTATTTCTGCGAATTCGACGGCCCCCGCACCCGGCGCGTTCTGGTCAAGACCGTTCGGGGTTCCGTTTCGGCTTGA